One genomic region from Streptomyces sp. NBC_01304 encodes:
- a CDS encoding DUF4190 domain-containing protein: MSVPPPQHPSSPQHASSQQPFADGELPVPADAGRSPAEARPPAEARSPAEHAAPPQFPPGTPAWPQPPANWQAPPAAWPPPAAGMPQQRPPMNGLAIAAFVLSLICVAPLALILGIVALVQISRRGERGKGLAVAGVTVSGASLLLSLVLLLTGTFALSTFGTPERDKGSGRVTEPTRTSIYEIKTGDCFNPGEELTAEN; the protein is encoded by the coding sequence GTGTCCGTACCCCCGCCGCAGCACCCCTCGTCCCCGCAGCACGCCTCGTCCCAGCAGCCGTTCGCCGACGGGGAGCTGCCGGTTCCCGCCGACGCGGGCCGGTCCCCGGCCGAGGCCCGGCCCCCGGCCGAGGCCCGGTCTCCGGCGGAGCATGCCGCGCCGCCCCAGTTCCCGCCCGGCACCCCCGCCTGGCCCCAGCCTCCCGCCAACTGGCAGGCCCCGCCCGCCGCCTGGCCCCCGCCTGCGGCAGGCATGCCGCAGCAGCGGCCCCCGATGAACGGGCTCGCGATCGCCGCGTTCGTGCTCTCGCTGATCTGCGTCGCGCCGCTCGCCCTGATCCTCGGCATCGTCGCGCTGGTGCAGATATCCAGGCGCGGTGAGCGCGGCAAGGGCCTGGCGGTCGCGGGCGTCACGGTCTCCGGTGCCTCGCTGCTGCTCTCGCTCGTGCTGCTGCTGACCGGGACGTTCGCCCTCTCCACCTTCGGCACGCCGGAGCGCGACAAGGGCTCGGGCCGGGTCACCGAGCCGACCCGTACCTCGATCTACGAGATCAAGACGGGCGACTGCTTCAACCCGGGCGAGGAGCTCACGGCCGAGAATTAG
- a CDS encoding RNA polymerase sigma factor produces the protein MEAVFRIEAPRIIAGVARVVRDVGIAEEIAQDALVAALEQWPESGVPDKPGAWLMATAKHRAIDLVRRRERYAAKLAEVGRTLETSAPPPEPADPDDIDDDLLRLVFTACHPVLSAEARIALTLKLLGGLTTPEIARAFLAPEPTVAQRIVRAKRALAKEGVAFEVPYGPERGARLGSVLEVIYLIFNEGYAATAGDDLLRPALCEDALRLARVLAGLMPGEPEVHGLAALLELQASRSVARVGPSGEPVLLKDQNRTRWNRLLIRRGFDALMAAEAALRGSAPGPYLLQAAIAGCHARAFAYEDTDWHRIAALYDLLAARAPSPVVELNRAVAVSMAYGPEPALALVDALAAEPALKDYHLLPSVRGDLLARLGRPDEARAEFERAAGLARNERERELLLGRARDGEGAGRG, from the coding sequence ATCGAGGCGGTCTTCCGGATCGAGGCGCCCCGCATCATCGCCGGCGTCGCCCGCGTGGTCCGCGACGTCGGCATAGCGGAGGAGATCGCGCAGGACGCGCTGGTCGCCGCCCTGGAACAGTGGCCGGAGTCGGGTGTCCCGGACAAGCCGGGCGCCTGGCTCATGGCCACGGCCAAGCACCGTGCGATCGATCTCGTACGTCGCCGGGAGCGCTATGCCGCCAAGCTGGCGGAGGTGGGCCGCACCCTGGAGACCTCCGCGCCGCCGCCCGAGCCCGCGGACCCCGACGACATCGACGACGACCTGCTGCGGCTCGTCTTCACGGCCTGCCACCCGGTGCTCTCCGCCGAGGCCCGGATCGCCCTCACCCTCAAGCTGCTCGGCGGCCTGACCACGCCCGAGATCGCCCGCGCCTTCCTGGCCCCGGAGCCGACGGTCGCCCAGCGCATCGTGCGGGCCAAGCGCGCCCTGGCCAAGGAGGGCGTGGCCTTCGAGGTGCCGTACGGGCCGGAGCGGGGCGCCCGCCTCGGATCGGTCCTCGAAGTCATCTACCTGATCTTCAACGAGGGGTACGCGGCCACCGCGGGCGACGACCTGCTGCGGCCCGCGCTGTGCGAGGACGCGCTGCGCCTCGCCCGGGTGCTCGCCGGGCTGATGCCGGGCGAGCCCGAAGTGCACGGCCTGGCGGCGCTGTTGGAGCTGCAGGCGTCCCGTTCGGTTGCCCGTGTCGGCCCGTCCGGGGAGCCGGTCCTGCTCAAGGACCAGAACCGGACGCGCTGGAACCGGCTCCTGATCCGCCGCGGCTTCGACGCCCTGATGGCCGCCGAGGCCGCGCTGCGCGGGAGCGCCCCGGGGCCGTATCTGCTGCAGGCCGCGATCGCCGGGTGTCATGCGCGGGCGTTCGCGTACGAGGACACCGACTGGCACCGGATCGCGGCCCTCTACGACCTGCTCGCGGCCCGCGCCCCGTCCCCGGTGGTCGAGTTGAACCGGGCGGTCGCGGTCTCGATGGCGTACGGGCCCGAGCCGGCCCTCGCCCTGGTCGACGCGCTGGCCGCCGAACCGGCCCTGAAGGACTACCACTTGCTGCCCAGCGTGCGCGGCGATCTCCTGGCGAGGCTGGGGCGGCCCGACGAGGCGCGGGCGGAGTTCGAGCGGGCGGCGGGGCTTGCGCGCAATGAGCGGGAGCGGGAGTTGCTGTTGGGGCGGGCCCGCGACGGCGAGGGGGCCGGGCGGGGGTGA
- a CDS encoding YciI family protein, giving the protein MPRFLTMIRISEKDAPAEGPSPELIERMGTLLEEITKAGVMLDTAGLKPTAEGTRVTWSGGELSVTDGPFTESKEVIGGYSLTQCKDKAEAVEWTKRFLQTHEAYWNITAEVREIEEMG; this is encoded by the coding sequence ATGCCGCGCTTTCTGACCATGATCCGGATCAGCGAGAAGGACGCCCCCGCCGAGGGCCCGAGCCCCGAGCTGATCGAGCGCATGGGCACCCTGCTCGAGGAGATCACCAAGGCCGGGGTCATGCTCGACACCGCCGGGCTCAAGCCGACCGCCGAGGGCACCCGGGTGACCTGGTCCGGTGGCGAACTGTCCGTCACCGACGGGCCGTTCACCGAGTCCAAGGAGGTCATCGGCGGTTACTCGCTCACGCAGTGCAAGGACAAGGCCGAGGCGGTCGAGTGGACCAAGCGCTTCCTGCAGACCCACGAGGCGTACTGGAACATCACGGCCGAGGTCCGCGAGATCGAAGAGATGGGCTGA
- the tsaD gene encoding tRNA (adenosine(37)-N6)-threonylcarbamoyltransferase complex transferase subunit TsaD, protein MADEPLVLGIETSCDETGVGIVRGTTLLADAIASSVDEHARFGGVVPEVASRAHLEAMVPTIERALKEAGVSPKDLDGISVTAGPGLAGALLVGVSAAKAYAYALGKPLYGVNHLASHICVDQLEHGPLPEPTMALLVSGGHSSLLLSSDITSDVRPMGATIDDAAGEAFDKIARVLNLGFPGGPVIDRYAKEGDPNAISFPRGLTGPRDPAYDFSFSGLKTAVARWIEAKRNAGEDVPVRDVSASFQEAVVDVLTRKAVRACKDEGVDHLMIGGGVAANSRLRALAAERCEKAGIQLRVPRPKLCTDNGAMVAALGAEMVARNRAASDWDLSADSSLPVTDPHVPGSSHAHAHSHSHDHVHEVAKDNLYS, encoded by the coding sequence ATGGCTGACGAACCCCTGGTGCTCGGCATCGAGACCTCCTGCGACGAGACCGGTGTCGGCATCGTGCGCGGCACCACCCTGCTCGCGGACGCGATCGCCTCGTCCGTCGACGAGCACGCCCGCTTCGGCGGCGTGGTGCCCGAGGTCGCCTCGCGCGCGCACCTCGAAGCGATGGTGCCGACCATCGAGCGGGCCCTGAAGGAAGCGGGCGTCAGCCCCAAGGACCTGGACGGCATCTCGGTGACCGCCGGGCCCGGCCTCGCGGGCGCGCTGCTCGTCGGCGTCTCCGCCGCGAAGGCGTACGCGTACGCGCTCGGCAAGCCGCTCTACGGCGTGAACCACCTCGCCTCGCACATCTGCGTCGACCAGCTGGAGCACGGGCCGCTGCCCGAGCCGACGATGGCGCTCCTGGTCTCCGGCGGTCACTCGTCGCTGCTGCTCTCGTCCGACATCACTTCCGATGTACGTCCCATGGGCGCGACCATCGACGACGCGGCGGGCGAGGCCTTCGACAAGATCGCTCGGGTGCTCAACCTCGGCTTCCCGGGCGGCCCGGTCATCGACCGGTACGCGAAGGAGGGCGACCCGAACGCGATCAGCTTCCCGCGCGGGCTCACCGGGCCGCGCGACCCCGCGTACGACTTCTCCTTCTCCGGTCTGAAGACGGCGGTCGCCCGCTGGATCGAGGCCAAGCGCAATGCGGGTGAGGACGTTCCGGTACGTGATGTGTCGGCGTCCTTCCAGGAGGCGGTCGTCGACGTGCTCACCCGCAAGGCCGTGCGGGCCTGCAAGGACGAAGGCGTCGACCACCTCATGATCGGCGGTGGCGTCGCGGCCAACTCGCGGCTGAGGGCGCTGGCGGCCGAGCGGTGCGAGAAGGCCGGGATCCAGCTGCGGGTGCCGCGTCCCAAGCTCTGCACGGACAACGGCGCGATGGTCGCGGCCCTCGGCGCGGAGATGGTGGCGCGGAACCGGGCCGCCTCGGACTGGGACCTGTCGGCGGACTCGTCCTTGCCGGTGACCGACCCGCATGTGCCCGGGAGCTCCCACGCCCACGCGCACTCGCACTCGCACGATCATGTGCACGAGGTGGCGAAGGACAACCTGTACTCATGA
- the rimI gene encoding ribosomal protein S18-alanine N-acetyltransferase, producing the protein MRWWDIEPVLALEREVFPEDAWSRGMFWSELAHSRGPLASRRFIVALDPEAGDRVVGYAGLAAAGGLGDVQTIAVAHDHWGTGLGSELLTDLLKHATAFECGEVLLEVRVDNTRAQKLYERFGFDPIGFRRGYYQPGNIDALVMRLVLDPSVVTDSAADSGLVQGNDN; encoded by the coding sequence ATGCGCTGGTGGGACATCGAGCCGGTGCTCGCGCTCGAACGCGAGGTGTTCCCCGAGGACGCCTGGTCCCGGGGCATGTTCTGGTCCGAACTCGCCCACTCCCGGGGCCCGTTGGCGAGCCGCCGCTTCATCGTGGCGCTCGACCCGGAAGCGGGCGACCGCGTGGTGGGCTACGCCGGCCTGGCCGCCGCCGGGGGACTCGGTGACGTACAGACCATCGCCGTGGCCCATGACCACTGGGGCACCGGCCTCGGCTCCGAACTCCTCACCGACCTGCTCAAGCACGCCACCGCCTTCGAGTGTGGCGAGGTCCTGCTCGAGGTCCGCGTGGACAACACCCGTGCCCAGAAGCTCTACGAGCGTTTCGGCTTCGATCCGATCGGTTTCCGGCGCGGCTACTACCAGCCGGGCAACATCGACGCCCTCGTGATGCGACTCGTCCTCGACCCGAGCGTTGTGACGGACTCGGCGGCGGACTCAGGACTCGTACAAGGAAATGACAACTGA
- the tsaB gene encoding tRNA (adenosine(37)-N6)-threonylcarbamoyltransferase complex dimerization subunit type 1 TsaB has protein sequence MLLLALDTATPAVTVALHDGETVVAESSQVDARRHGELLLPTVDRVLAEAGRKIDAVTAVVTGVGPGPYTGLRVGLMTAETFGSALGIPVYGLCTLDALAYAADVDGPFVVATDARRKEVYWARYDGPRSRSSEPAVDRPAEIADVVAGLPAVGAGALLYPDTFPDPRGPEHVSAAALASLTVEKLAAGEELPAPRPLYLRRPDAQVPKNYKVVTPK, from the coding sequence GTGCTCTTGCTCGCTCTTGATACCGCCACCCCCGCCGTCACCGTCGCCCTGCACGACGGCGAGACCGTCGTCGCCGAGTCGAGTCAGGTGGACGCCAGACGCCACGGGGAGCTCCTCCTGCCGACCGTCGACCGGGTGCTCGCCGAGGCGGGCCGGAAGATCGACGCCGTCACCGCGGTCGTGACGGGCGTGGGCCCCGGCCCCTACACCGGTCTGCGCGTCGGTCTGATGACGGCCGAGACCTTCGGCTCCGCGCTCGGCATCCCGGTGTACGGCCTGTGCACGCTCGACGCCCTGGCGTACGCCGCCGACGTCGACGGCCCCTTCGTCGTGGCGACGGACGCCCGGCGCAAGGAGGTCTATTGGGCCCGTTACGACGGGCCGAGATCCCGTTCGAGCGAGCCCGCCGTGGACCGGCCCGCCGAGATCGCCGACGTGGTGGCGGGGCTGCCGGCCGTCGGCGCCGGGGCGCTGCTCTATCCCGATACGTTCCCGGACCCGCGCGGGCCCGAGCACGTGTCGGCCGCCGCCCTCGCCTCGCTCACCGTCGAGAAGCTGGCGGCGGGCGAGGAACTGCCCGCGCCGCGGCCGCTCTATCTGCGCCGCCCGGACGCGCAGGTGCCCAAGAACTACAAGGTGGTCACCCCCAAGTGA
- the tsaE gene encoding tRNA (adenosine(37)-N6)-threonylcarbamoyltransferase complex ATPase subunit type 1 TsaE, translated as MEAPHSPATADAAAEVTVRLTVNSPEEMRELGLSLAKLLRPGDLVMLTGELGAGKTTLTRGLGAGLGVRGAVTSPTFVIARVHPSLVDGPPLVHVDAYRLGGGLDEMEDLDLDVSLPDSVIVVEWGDGKVEELSDDRLHVLIERATGDTDDDVRQVSLVGIGERWAAAGLAGLGS; from the coding sequence ATGGAAGCACCGCACAGCCCGGCAACCGCTGACGCCGCTGCCGAAGTCACCGTCCGCCTCACCGTCAACTCCCCCGAGGAGATGCGCGAGTTGGGGCTCTCTCTGGCCAAACTCCTGCGCCCCGGCGACCTGGTGATGCTCACCGGCGAGCTCGGCGCGGGCAAGACGACGCTGACCCGGGGGCTCGGCGCGGGCCTCGGCGTACGCGGCGCCGTCACCTCGCCGACGTTCGTCATCGCCCGGGTCCACCCCTCGCTCGTCGACGGTCCGCCGCTGGTCCACGTGGACGCGTACCGCCTGGGCGGCGGGCTCGACGAGATGGAGGACCTGGACCTCGATGTCTCGCTGCCCGATTCGGTGATCGTCGTGGAGTGGGGCGACGGCAAGGTCGAGGAGCTCTCGGACGACCGGCTGCACGTGCTGATCGAGCGGGCCACCGGGGATACCGATGACGACGTACGTCAGGTGTCGCTGGTCGGGATCGGGGAGCGCTGGGCCGCGGCCGGGCTTGCGGGGCTCGGTTCGTAG